The Lonsdalea populi genome window below encodes:
- a CDS encoding GNAT family N-acetyltransferase, producing MDIMLRPMMQADCAAGYRLTQLLHWPHRMEDWQEALRLGEGVVAECEGQVVGTALSWRWGANWATLGLVVVDAKFQGRGIGRRLLEQQITAQGNRQLRLHATVAGLPLYRSLGFTAIGETHQFQTVCLAAAPRVEDSAGQRLRLAREGDLPELIEQDSQASGLVRSALVSHLFRHAELWVLEEGDRIVGWGASRRFGRGWTLGPVIARGLPEAQRIIAQLMQARVNDFVRIDTDAAQGLGEGLSLWGLEQVDAPVIMVRGEPWKNDAEGPRVFALMSQAMA from the coding sequence ATGGACATCATGTTGCGGCCGATGATGCAGGCCGATTGCGCGGCCGGCTATCGGCTCACTCAACTGCTGCATTGGCCGCATCGGATGGAGGATTGGCAGGAGGCGTTGCGGCTGGGCGAAGGCGTGGTCGCCGAGTGTGAGGGGCAGGTGGTGGGGACGGCGCTGAGCTGGCGTTGGGGAGCGAACTGGGCCACGCTCGGTTTGGTGGTGGTCGATGCGAAATTTCAGGGTCGGGGCATTGGCCGTCGCCTGTTGGAGCAGCAAATAACGGCGCAGGGTAACCGCCAGCTCAGGCTGCATGCCACCGTCGCCGGACTCCCGTTGTATCGGTCGTTGGGCTTTACGGCCATCGGCGAAACCCATCAGTTCCAGACCGTCTGTCTGGCGGCGGCTCCACGTGTGGAAGACTCGGCTGGACAGCGACTTCGTCTCGCCCGCGAGGGGGATCTCCCCGAATTGATCGAACAGGATAGTCAGGCCAGCGGTCTGGTGCGTTCGGCGCTCGTGTCCCATCTGTTCCGTCATGCGGAACTCTGGGTGTTGGAAGAGGGCGATCGTATCGTCGGTTGGGGCGCTAGCCGTCGTTTCGGACGCGGCTGGACGCTCGGTCCGGTCATCGCCCGCGGCTTGCCGGAGGCGCAGCGGATCATCGCACAGCTGATGCAGGCCAGAGTGAATGATTTTGTGCGTATTGATACGGATGCGGCGCAGGGGCTGGGTGAAGGGTTATCCCTCTGGGGGCTGGAGCAGGTGGATGCGCCGGTGATCATGGTGCGCGGCGAACCGTGGAAGAACGATGCCGAGGGGCCTCGGGTATTTGCGCTCATGTCGCAGGCGATGGCCTGA
- a CDS encoding LysE family translocator, which translates to MADFNWPLFLIASFTFCALPRKDMLCITGNFHRFGKKAALSGIVGLALGCYCYVILSWLLVSLALAASPVVLTMVKLLGALFLIWEGSRVYRMPPAARYLSKSTTMTPVHPSSFFLQGAIGSLQNLRTGIFYLSFFSQFVSPGSSGDGIILMGTLFCLGTSGFNLAYCYLSPWLKKRSVNDIDFFLSKVPAMLLLAIGSWMTCEIAWGVMPE; encoded by the coding sequence ATGGCTGACTTTAACTGGCCCCTGTTTCTTATCGCTTCATTCACCTTCTGCGCCCTCCCCAGGAAGGATATGCTGTGCATTACCGGTAATTTTCATCGCTTTGGCAAGAAAGCCGCCCTGAGCGGAATCGTCGGGCTGGCGCTGGGCTGCTATTGCTACGTGATCTTATCCTGGCTGCTCGTCAGCCTCGCGCTGGCAGCCTCGCCCGTCGTGCTGACTATGGTCAAACTGCTGGGCGCACTGTTTTTAATCTGGGAAGGCAGCCGCGTTTACCGCATGCCCCCGGCGGCGCGTTATCTGTCTAAAAGCACGACGATGACCCCGGTACATCCGTCCTCCTTCTTTCTGCAGGGGGCCATCGGCAGCTTGCAGAATCTCCGGACGGGCATTTTTTATCTCTCCTTCTTTTCCCAGTTCGTCTCGCCGGGCAGCTCCGGAGATGGAATTATCCTGATGGGAACGCTGTTTTGCCTGGGCACTTCCGGCTTCAATCTGGCGTACTGCTACCTGTCTCCCTGGCTCAAAAAGCGCTCCGTCAACGACATCGACTTCTTCCTTTCCAAAGTGCCGGCGATGCTGCTGTTGGCTATCGGCAGCTGGATGACGTGTGAAATTGCCTGGGGGGTCATGCCGGAGTAG
- the yjeH gene encoding L-methionine/branched-chain amino acid transporter has product MSEQCGKLSLHQGVGFLVSTLLGSGVFIVPAMVAGLAGQWAWLAWLGMTLLVLPVVFTFALLGRRFPHSAGTAHFVELAYGHRLRQSISWLYLSVIPIGPPVVVITGANYLVYCLGLSPVYCGYFALLMLSLILIVNAFNVTLSGNVQFGITVLTALVLISVIVVGFTETPSAAPKVISAGGDSLLAFLKAMGIIFWCFVGIEAVAHLAPEFASPERDFPRTIVISLAVALSLYCLLSYTVLRFSAFGNEVDNISSLPRLIGQAFGRTGAVAIGLMGFLTCLAAVNLYIISFTRLIVSMEGHGPISRCLAYRNRFHAPVAATLLAVLPVAITVSLKYGWSIGLESLIACANGVFVMIYLSASLSACRLLHGHQRVMALLASLFCLGVACVIGDNMLYAVVVTLLAFVWSSRRLRKAMVASSGGSRA; this is encoded by the coding sequence GTGTCTGAGCAGTGCGGTAAGTTAAGTTTACATCAGGGTGTGGGTTTTCTGGTTTCTACGCTGTTAGGTTCAGGCGTGTTCATTGTTCCGGCCATGGTGGCCGGACTTGCAGGGCAGTGGGCGTGGCTGGCGTGGCTGGGTATGACGTTGCTGGTGCTGCCGGTGGTTTTTACTTTTGCGCTGCTCGGGCGTCGTTTCCCTCATAGCGCCGGTACAGCGCATTTTGTTGAGCTGGCTTACGGGCATCGCCTGCGACAAAGCATCTCCTGGTTGTACCTGTCCGTCATCCCCATCGGTCCGCCGGTGGTCGTGATCACCGGCGCTAATTACCTGGTGTACTGCCTCGGGCTTTCTCCGGTCTATTGCGGTTATTTCGCGCTGCTTATGCTGTCGCTGATTTTGATCGTCAATGCTTTCAACGTCACGCTGTCGGGCAATGTGCAATTCGGGATTACGGTGCTGACGGCGCTGGTGCTGATCAGCGTCATCGTGGTGGGGTTTACGGAAACGCCGAGCGCCGCGCCTAAGGTCATTTCGGCAGGCGGCGATAGCCTATTAGCGTTCTTGAAGGCGATGGGCATTATTTTTTGGTGCTTTGTGGGCATTGAGGCCGTCGCTCATCTTGCGCCGGAGTTCGCCTCTCCGGAAAGAGATTTTCCGCGCACGATTGTCATCTCGCTGGCGGTCGCGCTCAGTCTGTACTGTTTGTTGAGCTACACCGTGTTGCGGTTTTCCGCCTTCGGCAACGAAGTCGACAATATCTCCTCGTTGCCCCGCCTGATTGGGCAGGCCTTTGGGCGGACTGGCGCGGTAGCGATCGGCCTGATGGGTTTTTTGACCTGTCTTGCGGCGGTCAACCTCTACATCATCAGCTTCACGAGACTGATTGTTTCGATGGAGGGACATGGACCGATAAGCCGTTGTCTGGCATACCGTAACCGTTTCCACGCGCCGGTAGCGGCGACGTTGCTTGCGGTGCTGCCCGTCGCCATCACCGTCTCGCTCAAGTACGGGTGGTCTATCGGTCTGGAGAGCCTGATTGCCTGCGCCAACGGTGTGTTTGTGATGATCTATCTGTCTGCCTCGCTGTCGGCATGCCGCTTGCTTCATGGACATCAACGCGTGATGGCGCTGCTGGCTAGCCTGTTTTGTCTTGGCGTCGCCTGCGTCATTGGCGACAACATGCTGTATGCCGTCGTCGTCACGCTGCTCGCCTTTGTCTGGAGTTCACGGCGCCTGCGTAAGGCGATGGTGGCGTCCTCCGGCGGGTCCCGGGCGTAA
- a CDS encoding radical SAM protein encodes MYLLHGNAFTKQDVYFALRDRNLLTLTIMLENVCNFKCPFCYTQTQKFDNELSTGEIKQMVDDGLALGIKTVLIAGAGEPLLARNFWEVIDYIGGKGLHCIVFSNMTAITGDTAQKLYARDVSIIGKINSFKDDVQNEIVGGIHNAASKMRRGLKNLMDAGFNRLEKGKTRLAIETSVLPENIDEIYDIWRYCRSHTIFPLVDTVLYEGSAKQHCYEDFLVPYTRLVEEVSRIRQYDRDMGFEWPIKIIKRENDRGIIVGELAGDCHRIGTNLNVNAIGDVYDCFNMSQPTYGNIRERTLIEIWNADRPDDKGLRVHGLCHCRHLDDRESLKGEMACLSSAVS; translated from the coding sequence ATGTATTTACTTCATGGAAATGCCTTTACCAAACAGGACGTTTATTTCGCGCTAAGAGATCGTAATTTATTGACTCTCACCATTATGTTGGAAAATGTTTGTAATTTTAAATGTCCCTTCTGCTATACCCAGACGCAAAAGTTCGACAACGAACTGTCCACAGGAGAGATAAAGCAGATGGTGGACGATGGATTGGCGCTAGGCATTAAAACCGTGCTGATTGCAGGTGCCGGAGAGCCTTTGCTGGCGCGTAACTTCTGGGAAGTGATCGATTATATTGGTGGTAAAGGTCTGCACTGTATCGTTTTCTCTAATATGACGGCGATTACCGGTGATACCGCACAAAAACTTTATGCGCGCGATGTTTCCATCATCGGAAAAATTAATAGTTTCAAAGATGATGTCCAGAATGAAATTGTCGGCGGCATTCATAATGCCGCGTCTAAAATGCGACGTGGGCTAAAAAATCTCATGGACGCCGGCTTTAACCGCTTGGAAAAAGGAAAGACCCGACTGGCGATCGAAACGTCGGTTTTGCCGGAGAATATCGACGAGATTTACGATATTTGGCGCTACTGCCGCAGCCACACTATTTTTCCGCTGGTCGATACCGTGCTGTACGAAGGCAGCGCCAAACAGCATTGCTATGAAGATTTTCTGGTGCCCTATACGCGTTTGGTTGAAGAGGTTAGCCGCATCCGGCAGTATGATCGGGACATGGGCTTTGAATGGCCTATCAAAATTATCAAGCGTGAAAACGATCGCGGGATTATCGTCGGCGAACTGGCGGGGGATTGCCATCGCATCGGCACGAATCTGAACGTGAATGCTATCGGGGACGTTTACGACTGTTTTAACATGAGCCAGCCCACTTACGGCAATATTCGCGAGCGCACACTCATCGAGATATGGAATGCGGACCGTCCCGACGATAAAGGGCTGCGTGTTCACGGCTTGTGTCATTGCCGTCATTTAGATGACAGGGAATCGCTAAAAGGAGAGATGGCGTGTCTGAGCAGTGCGGTAAGTTAA
- a CDS encoding APC family permease, with protein sequence MAKEKAKSKGTLGLWQVVIIGVAYMTPMTVFDTFGIVSGLTEGRVPLAYLLALVAVLLTALSYGRMVKAFPEAGSAYTYSRKTCGNETGFLVGWASLLDYMLLPMINALLAGIYLRSLFPQLQPWMWIVAFTLLVTWINSRNIKLLANLNFLFVGAPVVLMGVFIYLVIQGVIHQSGPDAVWTLRPLLNGDTSVIPLIGGAAVLCFSFLGFDAVTTLSNETRSPKRIIPRAVFLTALIGGAIFFTASWFIQLYYPTNAQFKTPSEAMPEIVLYVGGALFQSLFLVAILINTFASALASHASAARLLHIMGRDGIFPGAFFSYVHPRLGSPLYCVLFIGGLSMSAMFFGLDTAVSLISFGALVAFTAVNASVIALHVIRDKRLSSAREWLFNLVLPLLGIGTIGVMWAHLDKESMILGLVWSAIGLGWIIWFRVTKRELVFS encoded by the coding sequence ATGGCGAAAGAGAAGGCAAAGAGCAAAGGAACGCTGGGGTTATGGCAAGTGGTGATCATCGGGGTGGCGTACATGACGCCCATGACCGTTTTCGATACCTTCGGCATTGTATCCGGCCTCACCGAAGGCCGCGTCCCGCTCGCTTATTTGCTGGCGCTGGTAGCCGTTTTGCTCACGGCGCTCAGCTATGGCCGAATGGTGAAAGCCTTTCCGGAAGCAGGCTCAGCGTATACCTACAGCCGCAAGACCTGCGGTAATGAGACCGGATTCCTGGTCGGCTGGGCCTCGCTGCTGGACTACATGCTGCTGCCGATGATCAACGCGCTGCTCGCAGGTATCTACCTGAGATCGCTGTTTCCTCAGCTACAGCCGTGGATGTGGATTGTCGCCTTCACGTTGCTGGTCACCTGGATTAACAGCCGCAATATCAAATTATTGGCCAACCTGAACTTTCTCTTTGTCGGCGCGCCCGTCGTGCTGATGGGCGTGTTCATCTATCTGGTGATTCAGGGCGTCATCCATCAGAGCGGCCCCGATGCGGTCTGGACCCTGCGCCCCCTGCTCAACGGCGACACCAGCGTAATACCGCTCATTGGCGGCGCGGCGGTGCTGTGCTTCTCTTTTCTGGGATTCGATGCCGTAACGACCTTGTCCAATGAGACGCGCTCGCCGAAACGCATCATCCCCCGCGCCGTCTTCCTCACCGCTCTGATCGGCGGCGCCATCTTCTTCACCGCCTCCTGGTTCATTCAGCTGTATTATCCGACCAATGCGCAGTTCAAAACCCCCTCGGAGGCGATGCCGGAAATCGTTCTGTATGTAGGCGGCGCGCTGTTTCAGTCGCTATTTCTGGTCGCGATCTTAATCAATACCTTCGCCTCCGCGCTGGCCTCTCACGCCAGCGCCGCACGCCTCCTGCATATCATGGGGCGCGACGGAATTTTCCCCGGCGCCTTTTTCAGCTACGTCCACCCGCGTCTCGGCAGCCCGCTGTACTGCGTGCTGTTTATAGGCGGACTGTCGATGAGCGCCATGTTCTTCGGGCTGGATACCGCCGTGTCGCTGATCAGCTTCGGCGCGCTGGTGGCGTTCACCGCAGTCAACGCGTCGGTCATCGCCCTCCACGTCATTCGGGACAAACGGCTGTCCTCTGCCCGAGAGTGGCTCTTCAACCTGGTTCTTCCGCTGCTCGGCATCGGCACGATTGGCGTGATGTGGGCGCATCTGGACAAGGAATCGATGATCCTCGGCCTGGTCTGGTCGGCAATTGGCCTCGGCTGGATCATCTGGTTCCGGGTCACCAAACGCGAACTGGTATTCTCCTGA
- a CDS encoding RraA family protein, with protein sequence MIYDVLPRRQNASDDVVAQWREISTSTLGHLTEEGFLRGIRPLSPGVSLAGNVVTARLRMPDGGALREALLLSQPGDVLVIDAMEDAERACWGELRTLAAQVKGVAGVIVSGAVTDARALRALGWPVFCRGISAITTRAQGTGGEVNHPIVVSGVSVLPGDMALADDDGVFVLSAERAAHWLLPAREKSRADAERRDDLMRRRG encoded by the coding sequence ATGATCTATGACGTATTGCCGCGTCGGCAGAACGCGAGCGATGATGTCGTGGCCCAGTGGCGGGAGATCTCGACCTCCACGCTGGGCCACCTGACGGAGGAAGGCTTCCTGCGTGGCATTCGTCCGTTGTCGCCCGGCGTCAGTCTGGCAGGCAACGTAGTCACCGCCCGCCTGCGGATGCCGGACGGCGGCGCGCTGCGCGAGGCGCTGTTGCTGAGTCAGCCGGGCGATGTGCTGGTCATCGACGCGATGGAGGACGCCGAGCGTGCCTGCTGGGGCGAATTGCGAACTTTGGCGGCGCAGGTCAAAGGCGTGGCGGGCGTGATCGTGTCAGGGGCGGTGACGGATGCGCGGGCGTTGCGAGCGTTGGGATGGCCGGTGTTCTGCCGTGGTATCAGCGCTATCACCACGCGGGCACAGGGAACCGGCGGCGAGGTCAACCATCCCATCGTCGTCAGCGGGGTGTCGGTTCTTCCCGGCGATATGGCTCTGGCAGATGATGACGGCGTGTTCGTTCTGAGCGCGGAGCGTGCGGCGCATTGGCTTCTGCCGGCGAGGGAGAAGTCGCGCGCCGACGCCGAACGCCGTGACGACCTGATGCGGCGTCGCGGCTAA
- a CDS encoding ABC transporter ATP-binding protein → MTAIASRDLTLGYPHQVIIDQLNIRLPRGKISVLIGSNGCGKSTLLKSFARLLAPQSGAVLLNGEDIHRQSTVAVARQLAILPQRPDAPEGITVRQLVSLGRYPYQNWFQQWSQEDDARVSQALRQTGTTALAERPVDALSGGQRQRVWIAMTLAQDTEVLLLDEPTTYLDLAHQIEVLDLLRDLNRQAGKTIVMVLHDLNLACRYADHMVAVHNRTAFAQGRPADILTEAMVKTVFNLDCRIIPDPFFQTPLCIPFGRERPSAEKEIA, encoded by the coding sequence ATGACTGCTATCGCCAGCCGTGACCTGACGCTCGGCTATCCGCATCAGGTCATCATCGACCAGCTGAACATCCGGCTGCCGCGCGGCAAAATATCGGTGCTTATCGGCAGCAACGGCTGCGGGAAAAGTACGCTCTTGAAGTCGTTTGCCCGGCTGCTGGCACCGCAATCGGGCGCGGTGCTGCTCAACGGCGAGGACATCCATCGCCAGTCCACGGTCGCGGTGGCTCGGCAACTGGCGATCTTGCCGCAGCGGCCGGATGCGCCGGAGGGGATCACGGTCCGGCAACTGGTGAGTCTGGGGCGTTATCCGTATCAGAACTGGTTCCAGCAGTGGTCGCAAGAGGATGACGCCCGCGTCTCTCAGGCATTGCGGCAGACCGGTACCACGGCGCTGGCCGAGCGGCCGGTCGACGCGCTATCCGGCGGCCAGCGGCAACGGGTGTGGATTGCGATGACGCTGGCGCAGGATACGGAAGTGCTGTTGCTGGATGAACCGACGACATACCTCGATCTGGCGCATCAGATTGAAGTATTGGATCTGCTGCGAGACCTGAACCGTCAGGCCGGTAAAACCATCGTGATGGTGTTGCATGACCTGAATCTGGCCTGCCGCTATGCCGATCACATGGTGGCGGTGCATAACCGAACGGCGTTTGCACAGGGACGACCCGCCGACATTCTGACGGAGGCGATGGTGAAAACGGTGTTCAATCTGGACTGCCGTATTATCCCCGATCCCTTTTTCCAGACTCCGCTGTGTATTCCCTTTGGCCGGGAACGTCCATCGGCCGAGAAGGAGATCGCATGA
- a CDS encoding FecCD family ABC transporter permease produces MDKIVQLRGCGISRRINISTVIRLLIASTVLLGLLLLSLCLGKIPLAPSAALQSLADGRQDGIAFIVTELRLPRSLLAMLVGGALALSGLLLQAMIRNPLASPDILGITSGASAATVCYLSFPTVALGAGYLPLAAILGAAVAALAVYLLAWRAGVSPQRLVLTGVGISALLTAVTTFLLVFSPLTTTLSAYVWLTGSVYAASWAETRTLAGWLLAIVPLWIGIARHVTAQQLDDELAQGIGVRVQRIRLCLLAVGVALAGAAIAWGGAMAFVGLIAPHIAKRLVGPAFGGQAAMTAMCGAGLVLLADLCGRTLFLPLDLPAGIFVSALGTPFFLYLLLKQRH; encoded by the coding sequence ATGGATAAGATCGTGCAGCTGCGTGGCTGCGGCATTTCCCGGCGGATCAATATCTCAACGGTGATTCGTCTGCTGATCGCCAGCACGGTGCTGCTGGGACTGCTGCTGCTGTCGCTGTGTCTGGGCAAGATCCCGCTGGCGCCTTCGGCGGCGCTGCAGTCGTTGGCCGACGGACGACAGGACGGCATCGCCTTTATCGTGACGGAGCTGAGACTGCCGCGAAGCCTGCTGGCGATGCTGGTAGGCGGCGCGTTGGCGCTTTCCGGCCTGTTATTGCAGGCGATGATCCGCAACCCGCTGGCCTCGCCCGATATTCTGGGCATCACCAGCGGGGCCAGCGCCGCGACGGTCTGCTATCTCTCTTTTCCGACGGTGGCGCTGGGGGCGGGCTATTTGCCGCTCGCCGCTATATTGGGCGCGGCCGTCGCGGCGTTGGCGGTGTACCTGCTGGCCTGGCGGGCGGGCGTCTCGCCGCAGCGACTGGTGCTGACCGGCGTGGGGATCTCGGCGCTGCTGACGGCGGTCACCACCTTCCTGCTCGTTTTCAGCCCGTTGACGACTACGCTATCCGCCTATGTCTGGCTGACCGGCAGCGTCTACGCCGCCAGTTGGGCAGAAACCCGGACGCTCGCCGGTTGGCTGCTGGCGATCGTTCCGCTGTGGATAGGCATTGCGCGCCATGTGACGGCGCAGCAGCTTGACGACGAGTTGGCGCAGGGCATTGGCGTTCGCGTGCAGCGGATCCGGCTGTGTCTGCTGGCGGTCGGCGTGGCGCTGGCCGGTGCGGCGATAGCCTGGGGCGGGGCGATGGCCTTTGTCGGCCTTATCGCGCCCCACATCGCTAAACGGCTGGTCGGTCCCGCATTCGGCGGGCAGGCCGCCATGACGGCGATGTGCGGCGCGGGTCTGGTGCTGCTGGCCGACCTGTGCGGACGGACGCTGTTCCTGCCGCTGGACTTACCGGCGGGCATTTTTGTCTCGGCGTTGGGCACGCCGTTTTTCCTGTATCTGTTGTTGAAACAACGTCATTGA
- a CDS encoding FecCD family ABC transporter permease, producing the protein MRRGNARERYRVIALASCVLLVFLLALFSLTVGPVYVPPAQVAAAFLDPDVMNVSHSIVTSTRLTRTLIAIVVGGSLAVAGALMQALTRNPLASPGLFGVNAGAMFFLIVCAALLPAASPQFGQWSAFAGAALAGGLVWLTGTLGQGRLNPLRMVLAGAAISAMFAAFSQAILVVSQEGLDTVLFWLAGSVAGRDLTMVRPLLVGCLAALAASLLLAGQVNILGAGEAIARGLGQRTGRIRLMMCVLVVVLAGSAVAMAGNIGFIGLVVPHIAKRLFPVDQRWRLPGCALLGAALLLLADILARVVILPQEVPVGVMTALLGAPCFLYLLRQGGRHG; encoded by the coding sequence ATGAGGCGGGGCAACGCACGGGAGCGTTATCGTGTTATCGCACTGGCGAGCTGCGTTCTGCTCGTCTTCCTGCTGGCACTGTTCAGCCTGACGGTGGGGCCGGTGTATGTCCCGCCGGCACAGGTGGCGGCGGCGTTTCTGGACCCGGACGTCATGAACGTGAGTCACAGCATCGTGACCTCGACACGGCTGACGCGGACGTTGATCGCCATCGTCGTCGGCGGCAGTCTGGCCGTCGCAGGGGCGCTGATGCAGGCCTTGACCCGAAATCCGCTGGCGTCGCCGGGATTGTTCGGCGTGAATGCCGGGGCGATGTTTTTTCTGATTGTCTGCGCGGCGCTGCTGCCGGCGGCGTCGCCGCAGTTCGGGCAGTGGTCGGCTTTCGCGGGAGCGGCGTTGGCGGGAGGGCTGGTGTGGTTGACCGGTACGCTAGGGCAGGGACGCCTCAACCCGCTGCGCATGGTGCTGGCGGGGGCGGCGATCTCGGCCATGTTCGCTGCATTTAGTCAGGCGATTCTGGTGGTCAGCCAGGAGGGGCTGGATACCGTCCTGTTTTGGCTGGCCGGATCGGTGGCGGGTCGCGATCTGACGATGGTGCGTCCGCTTCTGGTGGGATGTCTTGCCGCGCTGGCGGCCTCGCTGCTGCTGGCGGGGCAGGTGAATATTCTGGGCGCGGGCGAGGCGATCGCCCGTGGATTGGGACAGCGTACCGGTCGGATACGGCTGATGATGTGCGTACTGGTGGTGGTGCTGGCGGGCAGCGCGGTGGCGATGGCCGGCAATATTGGCTTTATTGGTTTGGTCGTCCCGCATATTGCCAAGCGCCTGTTTCCGGTTGACCAGCGCTGGCGGCTGCCGGGGTGTGCGCTGCTGGGGGCCGCGCTGCTGCTGCTGGCGGATATTCTGGCCCGTGTCGTCATCCTGCCGCAGGAGGTGCCGGTCGGCGTCATGACCGCGCTGCTTGGCGCGCCCTGTTTCCTTTATCTGCTGCGTCAGGGAGGTCGGCATGGATAA
- a CDS encoding ABC transporter substrate-binding protein, which produces MHRRHFSRRSVLRLSLGLLPLGLNWPRFALAETAEPRVVTLFQGATDTAVALGITPVGVVESWSEKPTYRYLRSALSGVPIVGLETQPSLEDIVMLRPQAIVASRFRHQRLAALLSRIAPVVMLDEIYQFKQTVQAMGQALQRQAAAQALLADWQRRVAQLQGELQQRIGGQWPPTVAVLDIREDHVRSYLPASFPGSVLTELGFGWSEASRAQPGVSLKLTNLESLPVVDADIFFVFLRTERASALRHYERVIAHPLWRQMRAPKRGQVWRVDGVTWSLSGGILGAQRILEDVKRVTLGGAS; this is translated from the coding sequence GTGCATCGTCGACACTTTTCGCGCCGCAGCGTACTGCGGCTGTCGTTGGGCCTGCTGCCGCTGGGGCTGAACTGGCCGCGCTTTGCGTTGGCCGAAACGGCGGAACCTCGGGTCGTGACCTTGTTTCAGGGGGCGACGGATACCGCCGTGGCGCTGGGCATTACGCCCGTCGGCGTGGTGGAATCCTGGAGTGAGAAGCCGACCTACCGCTATTTGCGCTCGGCGTTGTCGGGCGTGCCGATTGTCGGGCTGGAGACGCAGCCCAGTCTGGAAGACATCGTGATGCTGCGCCCGCAGGCGATTGTGGCGTCCCGGTTTCGTCATCAGCGGCTGGCCGCGCTGCTGTCGCGGATTGCGCCGGTGGTGATGCTGGATGAAATCTATCAATTCAAGCAAACGGTGCAGGCTATGGGACAGGCGCTGCAGCGGCAGGCGGCCGCGCAGGCGTTGCTGGCGGACTGGCAAAGACGGGTGGCGCAGTTGCAAGGAGAGCTGCAACAACGGATCGGCGGTCAGTGGCCGCCGACGGTCGCGGTGCTGGATATTCGCGAGGATCACGTTCGCAGCTATTTGCCCGCCAGCTTCCCGGGTTCGGTGCTCACCGAGCTGGGCTTTGGCTGGAGCGAGGCCAGTCGCGCGCAGCCCGGCGTCTCCCTCAAACTCACCAATCTCGAAAGTCTTCCGGTCGTTGATGCCGATATTTTCTTCGTGTTTCTGCGCACGGAACGCGCTTCCGCCCTGCGTCATTACGAACGCGTCATTGCCCATCCGTTATGGCGGCAGATGCGCGCGCCCAAGCGCGGGCAGGTGTGGCGGGTGGATGGCGTCACCTGGAGCCTGTCCGGCGGTATTCTCGGGGCGCAGCGCATATTGGAAGACGTCAAGCGGGTCACGCTGGGCGGCGCATCATGA